gtatgtaggtatatcgtatatgcgtgctaacgaAGTTTGCGGGTTTTgtaccagccgtatttaatgtgCGTACTATataagtacatatgtatgcttttgtgcacgaagtaaatcggaaatatgggtacgatcaatttatatacgtgcagtattcggaaatgtttgtttagggtgaggataatatctatggctataaTTTGTACGTATATTTTGTAATTTGGAACAGAATGAATTAATaaatgatgaaggaatatgttggatttgtagtcaTTTACGTCatatcttacataagatgaacacaaaacctttctacccgaagcgcgagcttccggtattccgttaTCTCTAGGTCGGCCACCTAGGATGGTCTTCTGGCTATCACCCAACCCATTAAATCATTACATAATACATTATTATATCTTAAAAATTTGCCGCACTGAAATTCATCCCAGAGGTACAAAATTTCGGGGTAATAAAAGTTACTGTATTGAGTATCATACTGGAAATCCTAGTACTATATATGGAGGTGCCATCTTATATCTTTGTTACTTTTTTTTAAGTAGGTCAATTTTACCTATCTTGagtaaatttggtgtaaataaGACATCTTATGGATATACACTTGAACAAATGCGCACCAAAACATTCTTTCACCAAAAAGCcagaaaacttttcatatctgaattGCCGAGCTCATGGTTTCGGACTTGTATCTCTTGCGGtcaatatttgattttatttcaaaCCTGATCTATTAAATGATTAAATCACTTCGGGAAAGCAAACAGGGACAGGGTGGAAACCTGTTCTAGAAGCCCTAAGCCTCAAAGTACATATTTCGGCTCTAATCCTTTATTCATAAAGCAAGCAAACCTGGCtaataaaaagtaattttatttatttaaataaataggTAGAATAATGGTTGTTATAATAAATGTCGCGAATCATTAGTATATGGTTGAAATTAATCATTTCATCGAGTTCAATGTTTCAAAGGCTCCTTAGCCTTTAAATCAGTGCCGGAAATGATTGAATTCAACGAGTGGGTTTGACAACATTCATTCTGATGCATATCGATCGACGATAAAATGATACATTTTTCGCACTGGTACTATAGGCATGCGTAACACAAATATTCATCCTAATTGCGGACTAAAAGTGGAGATGTTAAGTTGATACTTGTATGCCTGTGGTGACTACCGCCTCTCGATATGATGATAGATTAGAGTTAAATTTTCGACCTTCCGCACCAGCTCCAGCGACAGGCTTAAAGGTCCTTATTCCCGAATTGGAACGTACTGGCAGGAGGGTAACAAGGGAAGGCGTATGCATGGTAGTACTGCTGACTGATTGTGATGAGAGCATTTCTTCGTACTTGGTGGGATCGACCACTTCGACCTCCGCTTCGCCAACTATGTTCTCGGGCTCGGATGATTGATCAGGTGATTGTGACGTCCTTGCAGAGGTAGGCGGAAATGGAGTGGTTGTTGTAGAAGTGGtcctttttgttgtttgttgcaaATTGGACAAGTACTTTTGATCGTTTTTGATTTTCTGTTGAGATGACGTCGAGAATGGCGGTTCCTTGGTGGGAAAGTTGGGTGTTATTCCTAATTTAGATGAAAGCGTGtcaaaaatcagggtgatgttCTCGATATCTTCAGATGAGTTTCTTTTCAGGTCTTTCATCTTCAATGAGATATTCGAGCTAGCTTGATTTTCAACAATGAGAGCTTGCAGAGTGTCGTTGTAGGTTTTTTTCAAAGGAACATGGTGTGATGTTTGGTCGTTGGGATCGTATTTTGTATGAGCTGGGAATAGCATTTCATCGTCCATTATGCCTGGAGAGGAGAGTTTATTTTTCGTCCCTACTGCAGAAGGGACTTTGGTCGTAGAGTGTTCATtggattttgttttatttagaaCCAGATCTTTGATATTCAGGAAGTGTGGTTTTTCTGTTTCAACTTCCACAATTCGCTCTTCAACTTTATCATTTCGGGTGTCATTATCTGATGGTTGAAGGAGGTCTAGTAATATTTCGCCTATTTCACTGTATATTGTTGTATCAGTGTTTGGATGTGTGTTTATTACTTCAGATTCTGTTGTAGTCTCATTGTGTGCTTCATCTTCTTCAATGTCGTGTTCTGCTGTCCCATTGTTTTCTGATGCTTGAGTGAAATGGGATGGGGTACGAGGTTCCGTTTGATTGACTGGCTCTTGTTCATAATTTAAATTGTTTGTGTATTTATGCATAGGTAAAACAGGTTTTACATTGGGTGCGACGACATCGTCGATCAATGGGACCGGAATAGGATATGGTCTAACATCTGTGCTCCCTAGTTTCTCAATTCCTGATGTATCGGGCATGAATACTGGGTTTGTGAAGCTTTGATAAAAAACAGCTTTATTTGGAGAATTTGTTGGTTGTTCTGTTATTTGGATTTTGTTTCTGGGTATTAACCCACTTTCGATGCCAGCTGGCACAACAACGTTATATCCAGGTCTCGCTGGAGTTCCATAATTGTGGAGACTGTAATGGGAATTGGAGGGTTGAATGGGGTGCCAAGGTTTTGTATCTAAAATGGGAGCGCTAGTGAATAAACTCAGATCCAATTTGGGAGGAATGCTGACGTTTGAATCAGGTGCAGATTCTAAATCGAAAATTTGAGATGCGGTATCATTTCCTTCTGTAGTTGTATTTCTAGAGGTTGTAGGTTGCGTATTTGTTGTGGTTTGGATGTTCGCGGTTgtcgttgttgttgctgttgttgttggagcGGTGGTAGTAGTTGTTGTAGTTGATGTGGTAGTCACCtctatcgtagttgttatcggaaCGGTAGTCGATGGAAAGGGTGTGGTTGTAGTTATCTTATCGACTTTAGTTTTCTTAGTTTTTGATCTTAAGCCGATACTTGCTGTAGTTTGCTTGAGATATGGTGAAAACGATTTGGTTGGGCTGGCTTTTTTTGCAGTGATATCGGCATCGGTTTTTGTGATTTCGAATGAACCTTCAAAAGATCCTTGAATCACCGGGGCATTCTCAACGTCCACATCTGGTTCGCCATCATTTTTTTGCCACTTCGGTTGATGAGTCGTCACATGTTTCGGAATTCCTTTTTCGATGTTTCTGGATGCAGTTTTGCTGAGTTTTTTCTCGAAATGTGATTGCTTATCAGTTGGTTCCTGAAGCAGacgttcatatatatatatgtatgaattAATTGTTGTCTGAGAGCTTACTTGACGCTGTAATGTAGGAACTAATCTGTTCATATTTTCTCCAGTAATGCGCTTCACTCGTACCGAGTCCGGTTCGATTCTGATAAATTTATATAATGACTTCACGGAATTCGTCTCCAAGAACAGAGAGTTTCGAATATGGTCTTCTACACTGTGAATGTTCCTAAAAAAGCAAAATGTAGgtcataaaaatatttcattataaTGAATATCCTTACTGAGGTATATTCCGCATATCTAATAACATGACGAACTGCACATCTATCAAAGGACCTTCTCCGAATCCCCTTATATCTAGTTTGGACAGCGGAAGGTCATTATCCGACAATGATCTTTCAATGAACCGCCTATAAAAATCAGACTTTTGACGGAATATGGAGGATTGGTTATTTTTCAATCCTGAGGAGTACAAATCTcccttttgaatttgaaatgaaccTTCAAACATCATCATGGCTgtaataaaaaagaaacatgTTGGTAACGAAAGAATTGGGTACTTAATCTGCTTGCTTACACTCGTCCACGTTGGGTTTGAATCCGCTGAAGTAAAAAGCTAGCGCGCCTATTGACAAAACGGCTAGTAGAACTATTAATGCAGCAGTTGTTAGTATGATTGAAAACGACCTAAACTTGTGTCGGCGTTTAGATGGGTAAAGTGTCGGCGTGATGTTCCTAATATCGGTCATGGTACCCCATGTGTTGTACCCATATTGACTATTTAAACTTAAGTCGGTGGAGTATGCCGTTTGCTTGCTCATATGCATATACGGTCCAATTGGGGAGTGGCGTCCCAGTGTGTTGTTATACGAGTAATCATTCGtctgaaattaaaacaaaaataccAACTATGTGAATATACATGAATCTTTCATTCTTTCCAAAACACTGGTCAAAATTGGCTCATTTTAATGCAAGCACTGTGGATAATTACGTTAGAGTGGAGGTTTCTGTGGCTACGACAATGGGTTTATTTTGCTTCTTACCGTTTCTACATACAATACATTAACGCCAGCAAAGATCTTATGTGGTTTAATGAACTTCTCGTGTTCGTAATGTTCCGTCCAAGTCCAGTATAACTGAACCTCCtagcgtttccacgaatgttttattttgatttcgacTACAAATTAAATTATCGTATTCGGCTATACTATCAAAGTTTTACATCATTTTTATGAGTTAAAGAGGTAATTGTGGGATATATAGATGGGAAAAGTAACATTTTCGCGGAAAGAATTTCATTGTTGCAAGTTTTTGTTATGTTGGAATCCGTTACAGATCTTTTCAGATCATAGCTATGAATATTTTGTAagtaaatttgcataaaacttAGCCACTTGTAATACTCAGCTCGAAGATTAAAACTTCTAACAATTGATTAGACGTGCAAACTCTTGGAGAGCTTTCTTAAATTAACCTGGATTTAAATTTATATGAGATCCAGTAACAGATTCATTATTGAAATCAATTAgaggtttttttcgaaaatatctTACCAGTGCTCTGCATGATGGTCCTCGGAATACATCACTTCTTCCAGAAAGGCTCtggaaatattttttggaaCCATATACAGAATCCATTTCCGTAAGTTGGTCGCTTATCGTTGCTTTTTGAATGTCTGTTTTCCAAATTTAACAGGTGTTAACTTCGATCATTGTTTTGGTTGATTTCAATAATATTAAGGCAGTTACACCTTCTTGGCTTACTGATTTTTGCTGTGAATCAATGTACCAAAACGTGCATTTATCATTGCTTCTTGTCACACATCTTCCTTGGTATATCTCCAGGTGCCtctgaataaatataaatatatatttatatatatataataggaTGTAAACTAGAGTTGGTAATAAAACAAacgtttaatttcatttttgtaGGGACTATTGGGTGAATTTATATGGAATTTACTATACTATGTATCAGATGAGCACGGTGGAACTGTATGATTCCATTTGGTAAATTTATCTCCcctaaaattatattttgattGGTTATAAGAGGTCTAATGCTAACGAAAATAAATAGCTAGATATTCTAATTACAACCATTCTTCAGCTACAAATATTTATAACATATCGAAAAATGTGTATAATGTGTATTCCTGGATTATGTTTTGAGATTCGTTCCTGAGAGGGGAGCGATTCTGTATAGATAATGGTCTTCACTCTTGAATCTAGCCTCAGATATTAATTACGCTATCAACCATTACATTACTCGGCAAGACAATAGTAATCTGAGTAAGATTGACCGCATATTCCGTGCAATGTTTCTTGGCAACCAGAACGATCTCTACCGTGGAAGAAGAGTGTCAAAATGATACCCGTCACCTACGATCATTAGAAGGCAAAGTCCGAATATTAAGTTATATCCGTCATCCGTAATAAAATCATAGTAAAAGCCAATATAGCTCTGAAATCTTATAACACTTTTTTAAATTGGGAGAATATATTCAAATGCTTGCTTCAGAACGCGATAAAGTTTTAATTAGTTTCGTGAAAGATTTGAAGGAAGACTTGGCACAGTTCTTCAGCATAAGAAAACCAGCGCATTTACCACAAGCACTCTACTTTGGCCAAGAATTCCAAAATGTGGACTGCTACTCTCGGCACACAAACATCACTTAAGCTATTATGCGTAGTGGGCAAAATAGCTCCCCATTCCCCCTTTTCGTCTTTTCCACAGGAATATTTCCACCATATTCAATCAAAAGGTGATTAACGTCAAACAGTACTTTATGGTAGCCATGCACTTTTAGGTGAGGTATAGCGGTAAACAACGTGCCGTTCTGCGCTAAGTGCTTCCGGGGCGACctactcgtcggtcatcttggaaGAGTTTGTTCCATTGCGTTGACTTCTATCCACTGTCACCTCGCCTTCGGGTCACAGCGCCCACGGGTAATTGTCCTGTGCGCTGTAATGTAGTAATGGggattactttccatgtgccattcccatataacaacacagaaagaacactagtacaGAGCCATCTCAACTTGATTGTGGTGTTGTGATAAgtgcattttcatattttagacaaggcaatgAGGGCGAATCTAGCTCTGCTAGTGCACCGAGCGACATCCAGATCAGTGCCACCGTCCGCCGAAATCACACTTTCTAGGTATAAACATTGATCAACACCTTTGAAGctatgcccattaatgcagataaggagaaCGCAACCTGCCAGACTGAgagtcttggttttgttggtgtttttttcagtgcgactctacttgcctctccttTCAAATTCAGAGCCTTTAGGCCAATGTCCTTGACCCGGTGAGGGAGCAAATAGTTGTCATCGGCGTAGTGCAGCTGTTTAAAGGAGGGTGTCGTTGTCAATTGAACTCCTTTACGTCCTACCGAAAATGCAACATGAAGAAAGTCTCTgataaaaaaaggaataatatcggtgacagtatACAGTCCTTGgatctcaaattcctctgagatgttATTTCAATGCAGTAGGTGGCATTTTGCGCCATAATATGTCACTCTGGTAATGGCTATTATTTTCTACGGAATgtctctcctgcgtagagcacgtcAGATTCACTTCTTTTTAATGGCTCCTCGAAAACGATGAAGAACAGTGGTGCatagatctaaattccgcgcactgtttcaaaatgatccacagaatattgatgtggtcaatgcaggaggatctagaGCTGAAACTAGCCTACCCGAATTATTTTAGCAGTTATCTTTGCAACGATAGGCATACTCTCCAATTTCCGCACTGATGTTAGGTGgttctgggaaaggtcttggattcAGCAGATCTTCAGTACTTCATCCAACACCGTAATGATACACTACAGGAaaacagtaccctgtaggaggcaatgtggtcaacattgcgctcgtccgagattattaccctgatttgactcaggtactcattcacagctgagctggtatccgacatcaaatcaatcacgatacaaattccactgccataagcgagatttgaaccgcgaacttccatacgatagccttgtgctctaaccaccggACAATGTTAAATATCAAACTTTAATACATAATGAGAAACCCTGGTTTATCAATAAGTTCAATGGGGAAACTCATATACAATATGATCCAAAAGTTTCCAAAGTTCCTGATTTTTATAGGCTTGAATAAAAATAATGTTCGACCGATGTAcatgcacacaaaaccttttactaCTCAATTTAATACATTTGACAGTACTATCGGCAATAACATCCTGAAATAAATCAAAGTTGTTATCTAtacctccatctcaggcaagaaTTCAATCACCTTGAAAATCGAAAAACGGCAATCGTAGATCCATGCTCCTTATATTACTTCCCggtttattttcactaatgacggaaatcacttctatggtgCAATGTAACGAATCTCTCAAAGAccgttttttataaaaaaatgtgattttgaaattatcagtagtttaaatttcaaccaaattcaaacagacgGAACAGCCCGCGCCATGTTGTTTGACGTCACAACTCGACCCAAGAGATTTCAGTAGcccggcaactggcagttacttatacaaatataaaactgtcaatattaatttctcatgaaatattgtttcgggTTTTGCTTCTTAAATAATTAAAGAACTCCAGCAGGAAGCTTTTTTTGCTGTTCTGAAAGGAGATTGTCAGAAGAAGTGGATCGCCATCGTCAgacggaatccagtttctttggagtcaggtttgGATTGTGAGGAtaatttcaatgtgagttaacattttttaaactttaactccaatcttaattgataatacgATTATGTTAGAATTTTGTGTCCCTatccttcaaattcaaatctaGTCACAAGAGAAGAGATACCGGGGAATATTCAACGTATTCAGGGCTCGAATCCCGCCTAGTGAAAAACCATTTTCTTGCGGCCTGTGAAGctttcagaaacgtacgttttattgctgttcaggtaaaaatgtcagaatttgctatatagcttattaccattactgccgaaacgtaaagtaacttGAAGGAATTCCCGTATCAATTTCCCacttttctgttaaaaactgataAATTACTTGAAcagtaacaaacactaaaccggatgccttcacgtagataaaattcaaattgctCACTCGATAACGTCACCCCGTTTTCTTTTCGGCCTTGtgagaatttaatttttaaaccattataattataatGAACTTtccgaaaggttttgtttttttaacggAATGGTAATTTGGCGTAAAAAACATATAGTCATTTTCTAAAGCAGGAGAACAGCAGCCTGTTCTACGGTATTGGTCATACCGCAGAAAGCTGATACTTCTGGCAATCAGAAAATGACTTCTATTAGTATACCGGATAGATATGCAATACTCGAAATCTGGAAATTTCATTTTGATGGTACACGGAACTTTATACTGATGATACCCCATAATGGAATTCCTAAACATGACAATCTTTTGCAGATTAAATTCCTTGTTTCAtcgatctttattttcttttattatttttctttggcTCAATTCATTTAAATCCAAAAAAACTTTGGCCACATTGAGTGCAGATATTAGGTTCCTAAGACCTAAGCCTTAAGTACCGACTAACCCCGAAATCACACATAGTGAAAATTAAAT
The window above is part of the Hermetia illucens chromosome 3, iHerIll2.2.curated.20191125, whole genome shotgun sequence genome. Proteins encoded here:
- the LOC119653053 gene encoding mucin-5AC; the encoded protein is MDSVYGSKKYFQSLSGRSDVFRGPSCRALTNDYSYNNTLGRHSPIGPYMHMSKQTAYSTDLSLNSQYGYNTWGTMTDIRNITPTLYPSKRRHKFRSFSIILTTAALIVLLAVLSIGALAFYFSGFKPNVDESMMMFEGSFQIQKGDLYSSGLKNNQSSIFRQKSDFYRRFIERSLSDNDLPLSKLDIRGFGEGPLIDVQFVMLLDMRNIPQNIHSVEDHIRNSLFLETNSVKSLYKFIRIEPDSVRVKRITGENMNRLVPTLQRQEPTDKQSHFEKKLSKTASRNIEKGIPKHVTTHQPKWQKNDGEPDVDVENAPVIQGSFEGSFEITKTDADITAKKASPTKSFSPYLKQTTASIGLRSKTKKTKVDKITTTTPFPSTTVPITTTIEVTTTSTTTTTTTAPTTTATTTTTANIQTTTNTQPTTSRNTTTEGNDTASQIFDLESAPDSNVSIPPKLDLSLFTSAPILDTKPWHPIQPSNSHYSLHNYGTPARPGYNVVVPAGIESGLIPRNKIQITEQPTNSPNKAVFYQSFTNPVFMPDTSGIEKLGSTDVRPYPIPVPLIDDVVAPNVKPVLPMHKYTNNLNYEQEPVNQTEPRTPSHFTQASENNGTAEHDIEEDEAHNETTTESEVINTHPNTDTTIYSEIGEILLDLLQPSDNDTRNDKVEERIVEVETEKPHFLNIKDLVLNKTKSNEHSTTKVPSAVGTKNKLSSPGIMDDEMLFPAHTKYDPNDQTSHHVPLKKTYNDTLQALIVENQASSNISLKMKDLKRNSSEDIENITLIFDTLSSKLGITPNFPTKEPPFSTSSQQKIKNDQKYLSNLQQTTKRTTSTTTTPFPPTSARTSQSPDQSSEPENIVGEAEVEVVDPTKYEEMLSSQSVSSTTMHTPSLVTLLPVRSNSGIRTFKPVAGAGAEGRKFNSNLSSYREAVVTTGIQVST